The Pricia mediterranea genome includes a window with the following:
- a CDS encoding GNAT family N-acetyltransferase codes for MNNPFQSPTFTGIWSERFAANKSEHRFDFMPSLAFIKHRFLPLYTNVGKTLTKGISYRLELESARDFRKKAFLIYDVPSYFEIDTDTHGTGLGLYRSTQYPGFLINLENHGSVNEFLATAFSKSSRYKLKKYKKRFDASFDVRYVMYRGEMARETYDHIFDSFRKLLEKRFDDKQITNNNLDPKEWQFYYELSYPMLLEEKASLFVIYNGDEPIGVTLNFFSEDILFDAITVFDIDYAKFHLGSNTILGLLEWCLANGVKIFDFSKGYFDYKTRWATKTYDFEYHIYYDCKSIRARTIAYCTKRFFDFKQYLRDKKVNERMHRMTYRLKGRSSESVQHVNYRFHEIDPEGPIDTTRELPLDALENHHLRPAVFEFLYLNKGHFKDVRLYATRKKNRYLLTCNTKQVVVTLE; via the coding sequence GTGAACAATCCCTTTCAATCCCCAACCTTTACGGGCATTTGGTCCGAACGTTTCGCAGCAAATAAATCGGAACATCGATTTGATTTCATGCCTTCCCTGGCTTTTATAAAACACCGCTTTTTACCGCTCTATACCAATGTCGGCAAGACCTTGACCAAGGGGATTAGCTATCGGCTCGAACTCGAAAGTGCCCGGGATTTCAGAAAAAAAGCCTTCCTTATTTACGATGTTCCCAGCTATTTTGAAATCGATACCGACACTCATGGCACCGGTCTGGGACTATACCGCAGTACGCAATATCCAGGTTTTCTTATCAATCTTGAAAATCACGGCTCGGTCAACGAATTTCTGGCCACGGCCTTCAGCAAGAGCAGTAGGTACAAACTGAAGAAGTACAAAAAGCGCTTCGATGCCTCTTTTGACGTGCGCTATGTCATGTACCGCGGTGAAATGGCCAGGGAAACCTATGATCATATCTTCGACAGTTTCCGAAAACTGCTCGAAAAGCGTTTTGACGATAAGCAGATCACCAACAATAATCTCGATCCCAAAGAATGGCAATTCTATTACGAGCTGAGCTACCCCATGCTTTTGGAAGAAAAAGCTTCGTTGTTTGTTATCTATAACGGCGATGAACCCATCGGGGTTACCTTGAACTTTTTTTCGGAAGACATCCTTTTTGACGCGATAACCGTTTTTGATATCGATTATGCCAAATTCCACCTAGGGTCCAACACCATATTGGGCCTGTTGGAGTGGTGTCTTGCTAACGGGGTAAAAATCTTTGACTTTTCTAAAGGATATTTCGATTATAAAACCCGTTGGGCCACGAAGACCTATGATTTTGAATACCATATTTATTACGATTGCAAGTCCATACGGGCCAGGACCATCGCCTACTGTACAAAGCGTTTTTTTGATTTCAAGCAGTATCTGCGTGATAAGAAGGTGAACGAACGTATGCACCGGATGACCTATCGGTTGAAAGGCAGATCTTCGGAATCGGTACAGCACGTAAACTACAGGTTCCACGAAATTGATCCTGAAGGGCCGATCGACACCACCCGCGAACTGCCATTGGATGCCCTTGAAAACCATCACCTACGACCAGCGGTCTTCGAATTCCTTTACCTTAACAAGGGTCATTTTAAAGATGTTCGGCTATATGCTACCCGAAAAAAGAATCGTTATTTACTGACCTGTAACACGAAACAGGTTGTAGTTACGTTAGAATAG
- a CDS encoding MBOAT family O-acyltransferase has product MLFNSLEFLLFLPLVFVLYWFVFNKSLRIQNLLIIVASYVFYGWWDWRFLFLIAFSTLVDFYVGQRIYNNLNDKKKAKYWLWVSVVCNVGLLGFFKYYNFFIDSFVDAFSAVGYEMKSVWTLRIILPVGISFYTFQTMSYAFDIYYKKLEPTKNFVSFAAFVAFFPQLVAGPIERASNLLGQINSRRVFTYPQASSGLKLILWGFFKKLVIADSLAPIVDDIFANYADYPASTLILGVCLFSFQVYGDFSGYTDIAIGTAKLFGIELMSNFKFPNFSRNMAEYWQRWHISLSTWFRHYIYIPLGGSRVGKLKSVRNICIIFLVSGLWHGANWTFVFWGGLHALLYIPVFLMGRNRLYADNVIGERTWLPTPTEILQVLLTFSLVTFSRIFFRSPSIGAAFDYIDRIVTDFRYEPYVHPMGYRMLDFFILIAVFTFYEYLIRKDERSPFKFKYRPVRLLLYVLVVLSILLFYDDGVNRSFIYFQF; this is encoded by the coding sequence TTGCTCTTCAATTCCCTCGAATTTCTGCTTTTTCTTCCGTTGGTATTCGTGCTGTATTGGTTCGTATTCAACAAAAGCCTGCGTATTCAGAACCTACTGATCATCGTGGCCAGCTATGTGTTCTATGGTTGGTGGGACTGGCGGTTTCTGTTTTTGATCGCTTTCAGTACACTGGTGGATTTTTACGTGGGGCAACGTATCTATAATAACCTCAACGATAAGAAAAAGGCCAAATACTGGCTGTGGGTCAGTGTGGTCTGCAATGTGGGACTGCTCGGTTTCTTCAAATACTACAACTTTTTTATCGACTCGTTCGTCGATGCATTCTCCGCAGTAGGCTATGAAATGAAAAGTGTATGGACGCTGCGTATTATCTTGCCGGTGGGTATTTCGTTCTACACCTTTCAGACCATGTCGTACGCTTTCGACATTTATTACAAGAAGCTTGAACCTACCAAGAACTTTGTTTCCTTCGCCGCTTTTGTCGCATTTTTTCCGCAACTGGTCGCCGGTCCCATCGAAAGGGCCTCGAACCTGTTGGGACAGATAAATTCCCGAAGGGTTTTTACCTACCCCCAAGCCTCAAGCGGACTTAAACTTATTTTATGGGGCTTTTTCAAAAAATTGGTCATCGCCGATTCCCTGGCGCCCATCGTAGATGATATTTTCGCGAACTATGCCGACTATCCGGCCTCTACCCTGATTCTTGGGGTGTGCCTTTTTAGCTTTCAGGTGTACGGCGATTTTAGCGGTTACACCGATATTGCCATCGGAACCGCCAAACTGTTCGGCATTGAGTTGATGTCGAACTTTAAGTTTCCCAATTTTTCAAGGAACATGGCGGAATATTGGCAACGCTGGCATATTTCCCTATCGACCTGGTTTCGGCATTATATCTATATTCCCCTTGGGGGTTCGCGGGTGGGCAAACTGAAGTCCGTCCGGAATATCTGTATTATTTTTTTGGTCAGTGGACTTTGGCATGGTGCCAATTGGACCTTTGTATTCTGGGGAGGCCTTCACGCCTTATTGTATATTCCCGTATTCTTGATGGGAAGAAACCGCCTATACGCGGATAATGTTATCGGCGAGCGTACCTGGTTGCCCACCCCTACCGAGATACTGCAGGTACTGCTGACCTTTTCCCTGGTCACGTTTTCTAGGATTTTTTTCCGGTCGCCCTCCATTGGCGCCGCGTTCGACTATATCGACCGCATCGTCACCGATTTCCGCTATGAGCCCTACGTGCATCCCATGGGCTATCGTATGCTCGATTTTTTTATCCTGATCGCCGTGTTTACCTTTTACGAATACCTCATCCGAAAAGATGAACGTAGTCCCTTTAAATTCAAATATCGACCGGTACGCTTGCTCTTGTACGTTCTGGTCGTTTTGAGTATCTTATTGTTCTATGATGATGGGGTAAACCGATCGTTTATCTATTTCCAGTTCTAA
- a CDS encoding (Fe-S)-binding protein codes for MAEMSSAGKAPEILFWVGCAGSFDDRAKKITKAFVQLLNKAGISFAVLGTEESCTGDPAKRAGNEFLFQMQAMTNIEVLNGYGVEKIVTACPHCFNTIKNEYPGLGGNYKVVHHTQFLKQLLEEGKITLEGGKFKGKRITYHDPCYLGRGNQVYEAPRDLIRKLDAELVEMKSCKQRGLCCGAGGAQMFKEAEEGDKEVNIARTEEAIEVQPEIIAAACPFCNTMMTDGVKGKDKEASIAVMDIAELLATAEDL; via the coding sequence ATGGCCGAAATGTCCTCCGCGGGCAAGGCGCCTGAAATCCTTTTTTGGGTGGGCTGTGCGGGGAGTTTTGACGATCGGGCCAAAAAAATTACCAAGGCCTTCGTGCAGCTTTTGAACAAGGCAGGGATTTCCTTCGCTGTATTGGGCACAGAGGAGAGCTGTACGGGAGATCCTGCAAAACGGGCGGGAAACGAATTCCTGTTCCAGATGCAGGCCATGACGAATATCGAGGTATTGAACGGGTACGGGGTCGAAAAAATAGTGACCGCTTGTCCCCACTGCTTCAATACCATTAAGAACGAATACCCGGGATTGGGCGGCAACTACAAAGTGGTACACCATACCCAGTTCTTGAAGCAATTGCTGGAAGAAGGTAAAATCACCTTGGAAGGCGGTAAGTTCAAGGGAAAGCGCATTACCTATCACGACCCCTGCTACCTCGGTCGTGGCAACCAGGTTTACGAAGCCCCGCGGGACCTGATCCGAAAGTTGGATGCCGAGCTGGTGGAAATGAAAAGCTGCAAGCAAAGGGGGCTGTGCTGTGGCGCCGGGGGTGCCCAAATGTTCAAGGAGGCCGAAGAAGGGGATAAGGAAGTCAACATCGCCAGGACCGAAGAAGCCATTGAGGTGCAGCCCGAAATCATCGCCGCCGCCTGTCCCTTTTGCAACACCATGATGACCGACGGGGTGAAAGGTAAAGATAAGGAGGCCTCGATTGCGGTCATGGATATCGCGGAGCTGCTCGCCACGGCGGAGGATCTTTGA
- a CDS encoding ABC transporter ATPase produces the protein MLTDFSNLPDDARVWIYQANRSFTPHELEEIRNELDAFLKDWTAHGSNLKAGYEIRYKRFIVIALDQSQTSASGCSIDASVRFVQHLEKKYDVQLLDKMNVSYKQGEYIAYKPLADFKKMAKQKAVSPKTIVFNHLVTNKEEYQEHWEVPASESWHARFM, from the coding sequence ATGTTAACAGATTTCAGCAACTTACCCGATGACGCCCGTGTTTGGATCTACCAGGCCAACCGCAGTTTTACCCCCCATGAACTGGAGGAGATCCGCAATGAACTGGATGCCTTTCTAAAAGATTGGACCGCCCACGGCAGCAACTTGAAAGCGGGATATGAAATCCGCTATAAGCGTTTTATCGTCATCGCGTTAGACCAATCACAAACCTCCGCATCCGGATGCTCCATCGATGCCTCGGTCCGTTTTGTCCAACATTTGGAAAAGAAGTACGATGTGCAGCTCCTCGACAAGATGAACGTATCCTATAAACAGGGGGAATACATCGCCTACAAACCGCTCGCCGATTTCAAAAAAATGGCAAAACAGAAGGCGGTATCCCCAAAAACCATTGTGTTCAACCACTTGGTCACGAACAAGGAGGAATATCAAGAGCACTGGGAGGTGCCGGCATCCGAAAGTTGGCACGCAAGATTTATGTAA
- a CDS encoding GNAT family N-acetyltransferase, translating into MIEIITERKKWNQFMKLVGHFDFYYTYYYHLLSKKEEEKPVLIAYRGNNSLVALPLLVRDIEGTEYRDATSVYGYAGPLCKTKDGNPLHFDNTRFKEVLQGFLYENKIVSVFTRLHPYLDYQKNLIDGLGCVNSPGDVVNIDLTLPIDIQRRQYNNRLKTYVNKARRKYDIVEGKNEEQIEEFIDMYFANMRRVDADDYYFFDKRYFYQLMISSYFKVELLMCSVKDTGELVGGAMFIKTGNIVQYHLSGCKEEYLHLNPIKLLIDEMRLRATAEGFTYFNLGGGLGVREDSLFHFKASFSKDLKPAEFWKYIVNENAYDELVVQMNDGLERSAHGETDYFPAYRQQIKTAQV; encoded by the coding sequence ATGATTGAAATCATCACGGAAAGAAAGAAATGGAACCAGTTTATGAAGCTGGTCGGCCATTTCGATTTTTACTATACATATTATTATCATCTTTTATCCAAAAAGGAAGAGGAGAAGCCCGTACTCATCGCCTATCGGGGAAATAATTCGCTTGTTGCCCTCCCTCTATTGGTGCGCGACATCGAGGGTACTGAGTATCGGGACGCCACTTCTGTATATGGATATGCCGGTCCGTTGTGCAAAACCAAGGACGGCAACCCCTTGCATTTTGACAATACAAGATTTAAAGAGGTGCTGCAGGGCTTTCTCTATGAAAACAAGATTGTTTCCGTATTCACCCGCTTGCACCCCTATCTCGACTACCAGAAGAACCTTATCGACGGTCTAGGTTGCGTAAACAGCCCCGGAGACGTGGTAAACATCGATTTGACCCTTCCTATCGACATTCAACGACGTCAATACAACAATCGCCTGAAGACCTATGTTAATAAGGCCAGAAGGAAGTATGATATCGTGGAAGGGAAGAATGAGGAGCAAATTGAGGAATTCATCGATATGTATTTCGCGAACATGCGAAGGGTCGATGCCGATGATTATTATTTTTTCGATAAGCGGTACTTCTATCAACTGATGATAAGTTCGTATTTTAAGGTGGAACTGTTAATGTGTTCCGTTAAGGATACCGGCGAACTGGTCGGAGGCGCCATGTTCATCAAAACGGGGAATATCGTGCAATACCACTTATCGGGATGCAAGGAAGAATACCTGCACCTGAATCCCATTAAATTATTGATCGACGAGATGCGGTTGCGGGCCACGGCCGAAGGTTTCACCTATTTCAATCTCGGTGGCGGTCTCGGGGTCAGGGAGGATTCCCTCTTCCACTTCAAGGCCTCTTTCTCAAAAGACCTTAAACCGGCCGAATTTTGGAAGTATATCGTGAACGAAAATGCCTACGATGAATTGGTGGTCCAAATGAACGATGGCCTCGAACGTTCGGCCCACGGGGAAACGGATTACTTCCCGGCGTACCGCCAACAAATCAAGACCGCTCAGGTCTAA
- a CDS encoding glycoside hydrolase family 3 N-terminal domain-containing protein has protein sequence MRFYHLFPFLFLTFSFVHSQDNPLITRDSIDQQKWVDARYAAMSLDEKLGQLFMVMVGSDQNKAAIDGVEALIEQEHIGGVIFSTGGPVRQAKLTNRFQAASKLPLMIGMDAEWGLSMRLDSTYAFPWNMTLGAITDNTIVQDVGRRVGEHAKRLGVHINFAPDIDINVNPKNPIIGNRSFGEDRENVSNKGIAFMKGMESAGVLSSGKHFPGHGDTETDSHHALPMINSSRARLDSIELYPFRKLIQEGLSSVMVGHLEVPALELKEELPSSLSEQIISGVLKEEMGFKGLVFTDALNMKGVTDHGKNGDAELAAFIAGNDILLMPMDVKKAKQKLAQAYDKGRITEERLSTSVKKILLAKYKVGLHRYSPVVLENLYEDLNSRTDDLVYEEAIENAITVVKNDYYLMGIKNLENKKIAYVKFGDANSEPFIESLNKYAKVTQVNAKDIATLKDKLKAYNLVIIGFHKSNESPWKAYKFSQRELEWLNEIAAMRSSNLILSVFAKPYALMDVEAHTLSRVDAVAVGYQNSRMAQEKMAQIIFGALPAKGRLPVTVHPQFPVNRQLKLKSLLRLGYSLPERAGFDAQKLSQVDTLVQQGLDSLMFPGAQVLIARKGKVVYDKAFGRPTFDSEDSITTESIYDLASLTKILATLPLVMKMDEEGDIALNDTFQDLLPEYADTELKNVTVLKALSHYGRLPAWIAFYVDTLDEDRKPSEEFYRDAPMDGFHTKVTDKLYLTDAYRDSIYDRIGRQDLKSNRYRYSDVAYYVMKEYIEATKKRPLDRLSQDFLYERIGAYNTSYNPLEKFPLNRIVPSEEDNYYRYQRVQGYVHDMGAAMQGGVGGHAGLFSNAGDVAKIMQMYLQEGFYGGTRFLESRTVKKFNTCYFCKNDVRRGVGFDKPQLEGSGPTCGCVSRKSFGHSGFTGTYTWADPEEEIVYVFLSNRTYPTASNTLLIKSGLRTRIQEKIYEALVN, from the coding sequence ATGCGATTTTATCACCTGTTCCCCTTTCTCTTTTTAACGTTTAGCTTTGTCCATTCTCAGGATAACCCCCTGATCACTCGAGATAGCATCGACCAGCAAAAGTGGGTCGATGCCCGCTACGCGGCGATGTCCCTCGATGAAAAATTGGGACAATTGTTCATGGTCATGGTGGGTTCCGACCAGAATAAGGCCGCCATTGATGGGGTCGAAGCCCTGATCGAACAGGAGCATATCGGGGGGGTCATCTTTTCCACCGGGGGTCCTGTACGACAGGCGAAACTCACCAATCGCTTTCAGGCCGCATCAAAGCTGCCCCTAATGATCGGGATGGATGCCGAATGGGGACTCTCCATGCGCCTCGATTCCACCTACGCCTTCCCCTGGAACATGACCTTGGGGGCGATTACGGATAACACCATCGTACAGGATGTCGGCCGCCGCGTCGGGGAACATGCCAAACGACTGGGCGTCCACATCAACTTCGCCCCCGATATCGATATCAATGTCAATCCGAAAAATCCCATCATCGGAAACCGGTCTTTCGGCGAGGATCGTGAAAACGTATCCAACAAGGGCATCGCTTTTATGAAGGGGATGGAAAGTGCCGGGGTCTTGTCCAGCGGCAAACATTTTCCCGGACATGGCGATACCGAAACCGATTCCCATCACGCCTTGCCCATGATCAATTCCAGCCGGGCGCGGTTGGACAGTATAGAGCTGTATCCATTTCGAAAATTAATCCAAGAAGGGCTCAGCAGTGTGATGGTGGGACATTTGGAAGTCCCCGCCCTGGAACTGAAAGAAGAGCTTCCCTCGTCCCTCTCGGAACAGATCATATCCGGCGTGCTGAAAGAGGAAATGGGGTTCAAGGGCCTTGTCTTTACCGACGCCCTCAATATGAAGGGCGTGACCGATCACGGAAAAAATGGGGATGCCGAGCTGGCCGCCTTCATCGCAGGAAACGACATCCTATTAATGCCGATGGACGTAAAAAAGGCCAAGCAGAAATTGGCCCAGGCCTACGACAAGGGTAGAATTACCGAAGAACGCCTATCCACCTCCGTAAAAAAGATCCTCCTGGCGAAATATAAAGTGGGGCTGCACCGCTATAGCCCGGTAGTGCTCGAGAACCTCTATGAAGACCTGAACAGCCGTACCGACGACCTGGTCTACGAAGAGGCGATCGAGAACGCCATCACGGTGGTCAAGAACGATTACTACCTGATGGGTATCAAAAATCTGGAGAACAAAAAGATTGCCTACGTAAAGTTCGGCGATGCGAACAGCGAGCCATTTATCGAATCTCTCAACAAATATGCTAAGGTTACCCAGGTCAATGCCAAAGATATCGCTACCCTCAAGGATAAATTGAAAGCCTACAATCTCGTTATAATCGGATTTCATAAAAGCAACGAGAGCCCTTGGAAAGCCTATAAATTTTCACAGCGGGAATTGGAATGGTTGAACGAAATTGCCGCCATGCGCAGCTCGAACCTTATACTTTCGGTATTTGCCAAACCCTACGCCCTGATGGATGTGGAAGCGCATACCCTAAGCAGGGTGGATGCGGTCGCCGTCGGATACCAAAATAGCCGGATGGCGCAAGAGAAAATGGCGCAGATCATTTTTGGGGCGTTACCGGCCAAGGGAAGGCTCCCGGTCACCGTACATCCCCAGTTTCCGGTAAACCGACAGCTGAAATTGAAGTCCCTCTTACGATTGGGCTACAGCTTGCCCGAGCGGGCCGGCTTCGATGCGCAAAAACTGTCCCAGGTAGATACCTTGGTACAGCAAGGTCTCGATTCATTGATGTTTCCGGGGGCACAAGTGTTGATAGCACGAAAGGGCAAAGTAGTCTATGATAAGGCCTTCGGGCGACCGACCTTCGATTCCGAAGATAGTATAACCACCGAAAGCATCTATGACCTGGCCTCCCTCACCAAAATTTTGGCCACCCTGCCCCTGGTCATGAAAATGGACGAGGAGGGCGATATTGCCCTGAACGATACCTTTCAGGACCTGCTGCCGGAATATGCCGATACCGAACTTAAGAACGTGACCGTGCTAAAGGCGTTGTCGCACTACGGAAGACTTCCCGCATGGATCGCTTTCTACGTCGATACCTTGGACGAGGACCGGAAACCGTCCGAAGAATTTTATCGGGATGCACCAATGGACGGTTTTCATACCAAAGTCACCGATAAGCTATATCTGACCGATGCCTATAGAGATTCCATTTACGATCGGATAGGACGGCAAGATTTGAAATCGAACCGGTACCGGTACAGCGATGTGGCCTACTACGTGATGAAGGAATACATCGAGGCCACAAAAAAACGACCCTTGGACCGGTTGAGCCAGGATTTTCTTTATGAGCGGATCGGGGCGTACAACACCAGTTACAATCCCTTGGAAAAGTTTCCCCTGAACCGGATCGTGCCTTCGGAAGAGGATAACTACTACCGGTACCAGCGGGTGCAGGGCTATGTTCATGACATGGGCGCTGCCATGCAGGGCGGGGTAGGGGGGCACGCCGGACTTTTCAGCAATGCCGGTGATGTCGCCAAGATCATGCAGATGTACCTGCAGGAAGGTTTTTACGGGGGCACCCGTTTTCTGGAATCCCGGACCGTTAAAAAGTTCAACACCTGCTACTTCTGCAAAAATGACGTTCGTCGTGGCGTCGGATTCGACAAGCCCCAACTAGAGGGCAGCGGCCCCACGTGCGGCTGTGTTTCCCGCAAAAGTTTCGGACACAGCGGGTTTACGGGCACCTATACCTGGGCCGATCCCGAAGAGGAGATCGTATACGTCTTCTTATCCAACCGCACCTATCCCACCGCCTCCAACACCCTGTTGATCAAATCGGGACTCCGCACCCGGATCCAGGAGAAAATTTATGAGGCACTTGTTAATTGA
- a CDS encoding OmpA family protein — protein MKPITLIAIAFTCLPLTSVFSQEVVQDGEEELRLTAKDSIVEKAWTVGLGYNFVDDSGDMADELFAFKTQWNAVPYPTRFNFGRYFKSGIGIEGIATYNRYKEGKIVDNMPNPEEKSYFGLDARFTYDLNKIIGETAWFDPYLGVGLGYTEANNRPRGTYNGVIGFRTWFSDHWGLDLNSSGKWSMNTGDASNHLQHAAAVVYRFGIEKGLSNKGEEKLALIEALKAEKQRKQDSIAEVDRQREAAALAERLAKEKEAAQLAAAEKARKDAENRRKRQLESQIADLGMIYFKFDSSYLTDNSKTILDKIAAILNQNEDVTLQVGSHTDSRGASKYNEWLSSRRVERTVGYLIEQGISPGRLNGQGYGETQLQNECDDHTYCSEAKHRLNRRSEFTVQFSNAY, from the coding sequence ATGAAACCTATTACGCTCATTGCGATCGCTTTCACGTGCCTCCCCCTCACCTCAGTTTTTTCCCAAGAAGTGGTACAAGACGGGGAAGAAGAACTTCGGCTAACGGCTAAAGACAGTATTGTAGAAAAGGCTTGGACGGTCGGGCTAGGGTACAATTTCGTCGACGATTCCGGTGATATGGCCGATGAACTGTTCGCCTTCAAGACCCAATGGAATGCGGTTCCCTATCCCACAAGGTTTAACTTCGGAAGATACTTTAAAAGTGGGATAGGTATCGAAGGGATTGCCACCTACAATCGATATAAGGAGGGCAAAATTGTCGATAATATGCCCAACCCGGAAGAAAAAAGTTATTTCGGTCTGGATGCGCGATTTACGTACGATCTGAACAAAATCATTGGTGAAACGGCCTGGTTCGATCCCTATCTCGGGGTGGGATTGGGATACACCGAGGCCAACAACCGCCCGCGTGGAACGTATAACGGGGTCATCGGATTTCGCACCTGGTTCTCCGACCATTGGGGACTCGATCTGAACTCCTCCGGGAAGTGGTCCATGAATACGGGGGACGCTAGCAATCACCTGCAACATGCCGCCGCGGTGGTCTATCGTTTTGGAATCGAAAAAGGACTGTCAAATAAAGGCGAAGAAAAGCTGGCCCTGATCGAAGCCCTAAAGGCCGAAAAACAGCGAAAGCAAGATTCCATCGCCGAGGTGGATCGTCAGCGTGAGGCTGCGGCATTGGCGGAGCGTTTGGCAAAAGAGAAGGAAGCCGCCCAGCTGGCCGCTGCCGAAAAGGCCAGAAAGGATGCGGAGAACCGAAGAAAGCGCCAACTCGAATCCCAGATTGCGGACTTGGGCATGATCTACTTTAAATTCGACTCCTCATACCTGACCGATAATTCCAAAACCATTCTTGATAAAATTGCGGCTATTCTAAATCAAAACGAAGATGTGACCCTACAGGTGGGATCCCATACCGATTCAAGGGGAGCGTCGAAATACAATGAATGGCTTTCGAGCCGGCGGGTGGAGCGTACGGTCGGATACCTTATTGAACAGGGTATCTCTCCCGGCCGATTGAACGGACAGGGATATGGTGAAACACAACTGCAAAACGAATGCGATGACCATACGTATTGTTCGGAAGCGAAGCACAGGCTCAACCGACGGTCTGAGTTTACGGTCCAGTTTAGTAATGCGTATTAA
- the bshA gene encoding N-acetyl-alpha-D-glucosaminyl L-malate synthase BshA: MKIAIVCYPTFGGSGVVATELGIALAGRGHEIHFVTYSQPVRLELLSNKIHFHEVNVPEYPLFHYQPYELALSSKLVDTIKLHEIDLLHVHYAIPHAYAGYMTKKMLEEENIYVPMITTLHGTDITLVGNHPFYKPAVTFSINQSDVVTSVSENLKQRTMEFFDIQKEIEVVPNFIDGKKYSASFTDCQRSLMAEDDEKIVTHISNFRKVKRIPDVIEVFYRIQQEIPAKLVMVGEGPERTHAENRCKELGISEKVIFLGNSNEIDRILCFSDLFLLPSETESFGLAALEAMINKVPVISSNTGGIPEVNEDGVTGFLSDVGDVDDMARNALKILSDEQTLEKFKNNAMISAQRFDIDRIVPLYEAIYEKAHKSRFDKAYDR, encoded by the coding sequence ATGAAGATAGCAATAGTATGTTACCCTACCTTCGGGGGTAGTGGCGTAGTCGCGACGGAATTGGGTATCGCATTGGCCGGCAGGGGCCATGAAATTCATTTTGTGACTTACAGCCAACCGGTACGGCTCGAACTGTTGAGCAATAAGATTCACTTCCACGAGGTCAACGTGCCCGAATACCCCCTCTTTCACTATCAACCTTACGAACTGGCCCTATCGAGCAAGCTGGTCGATACCATCAAACTGCACGAGATCGACTTGTTGCACGTACACTATGCCATCCCCCATGCCTATGCCGGCTATATGACCAAAAAAATGTTGGAGGAAGAGAACATCTACGTACCCATGATTACAACCCTTCACGGCACCGATATTACCCTAGTGGGAAATCACCCCTTTTATAAGCCTGCAGTGACTTTCAGTATCAATCAATCCGACGTGGTCACCTCGGTATCCGAAAATCTAAAGCAGCGGACCATGGAATTTTTCGATATCCAAAAAGAAATCGAAGTAGTTCCCAATTTTATCGACGGAAAAAAATACAGTGCTTCCTTCACCGATTGCCAGCGTTCCCTGATGGCCGAAGATGACGAAAAAATTGTCACCCATATCAGTAATTTCCGAAAGGTAAAACGTATTCCCGATGTGATAGAAGTGTTTTACAGGATCCAGCAAGAGATTCCCGCTAAACTGGTCATGGTAGGCGAGGGGCCCGAACGAACCCATGCGGAAAACCGCTGCAAAGAATTGGGGATTTCCGAAAAAGTCATTTTTTTGGGCAATAGCAACGAGATTGACCGGATACTCTGTTTTTCCGACCTGTTTTTGCTGCCTTCCGAGACGGAAAGTTTCGGACTGGCCGCGTTGGAGGCGATGATCAACAAGGTACCGGTAATCTCGAGCAATACCGGGGGTATCCCCGAGGTGAACGAAGACGGCGTAACCGGCTTTTTAAGCGATGTGGGCGACGTGGACGATATGGCCCGCAATGCCCTTAAAATTCTATCGGACGAGCAAACGCTGGAGAAATTCAAGAACAACGCCATGATTTCGGCGCAACGTTTTGATATTGATAGAATAGTACCGCTGTACGAAGCTATATACGAAAAGGCCCATAAAAGTCGTTTTGATAAAGCATACGACCGCTAA